A stretch of DNA from Acanthopagrus latus isolate v.2019 chromosome 7, fAcaLat1.1, whole genome shotgun sequence:
TCGGAGAGCTCTCTGACTTGCCCAGGGCCTGTGGGAgtggcagcagtggaggagggatgaaggggGAGATGGAGCTTGGGCCCGCCCAGGGAGAGTGCCTGATGGGAGCGGGAGAGGTGGAAGAGCCCCTGTCTGCTCACCTCTCCAGGAAGACTGCCATCATGAGCCAGTTTGAGAGCAAAGCACTGGGCCTGGATAAAGCCATCCTGCATAGCATCGACTGCTGTGGTAAGAAAGGACGAGGTGAAGCCCAGAAGGGCTGAGCAGGTGCAGTAAGTGGGGATATGAGATAGGATAGGATAGAGATATTAATTTAGAGGGGGTTTAGAGGGGCTTCAAAAGAGCTAGTAAAAGAGAAATTGTGTCACAAAATggatttatataaataaaaaatgctatATGctaaacattacattttctttacaagtaagtaaaaaaatcaaatgatgcAGACGGAGAAAAAATGATTGCCGGGGCTCAGGGTGTTTGACCTcctgtcctctttttttattgacagcATCGGATGAAACCAAGCGCAAAATGTACAGCTCCATCCTGGTGGTAGGAGGAGGGCTCATGTTTCACGGTGCTCAGGAGTTTCTGCTTCACCGCATCATGAACAAGATGCCACCCTCGTTCAGAAGGCTGGTAGACAACGTGGAGGTGATCACGAGGCCAAAGGTAACCGGGGATATGttagtcacagtcacacagtacacagtggGACCACGTGTCCTATCTTTAGTTTTAGAAATAGGCAAAAATCATGTCTTCTTATTACAGAAGCCATTACTGAACTCATGTATGTGTCCTACCTATTCTACAACCTTGTTTGTAATCAACAGAatttttaaattctgtgtgTAAACGCCATTCTTCATTCGGCACGCATCTTGAGTgtaacaccactgttgtaaatacaaatcccaggtcgGTAACAGTTTGttagatgtaatgtaggtgctgactgacagcacagGGTCTATGTCATCCTAATTCTATCCATTCTTCTATCCTTAATGCAGTTAGGAATCATGTTACCAGAAATGCTAAAAGTTTAACCTAAACTGAGTTAAGATTCAGTCTTAGCACGTTGTTCAGtgactttttattcttttaatttgtcaaaaattGTGAGTCAGTGTGATGATTGCTTCAGACAACAAATAGCCCCTTTAATGTACTGCATGTTGACCTTCACGCACTCCAGGACATGGACCCTCGGCTGATATCATGGAAGGGGGGAGCAGTGCTGGCGTGTCTGGACACCACCCAGGAGATGTGGATCCACCAGAGAGAATGGCAGCGCTTTGGTGCCCGAATGCTGCGCGAGAGAGCTGCCTTCGTGTGGTGAAAACAAACCGACTTTACTTGAATTGAACACATTGTCTACACATGAGGCGTTAGCGTGAGCAGCACGTCGGcaaagcagcagcttcagtgctcCGCCTGCCTCTACACAGGTTGCCTCTAGACATGGTTTCGAGTGTTGGTCGCTTCACAATTGAAGTGTAAAAGTAAGACATAGTGACGCACATCTTTGCGTTTATCATCAACATGCAGATTGGCTCAAGATTATACAACTTGACTCTTCAGATTCATACAGTAGATAAGGCAACGCTCTGATGAAAATCTCGAGAGTTTTCCTCATAATCAGAGAACCATCTCTGTGCATGGTAGGAAAGTATTTTGGCAGTTACAGCACTGTGAAGTCTTGTGTGTGAATCTTAATGTGCAGCTGAGGTCATCGTTGTGTAACACTCTTAACAGAAGAGGGTGTTAACTTGTTAATATTGTGTAAATATTTCTGCTTGTCCTGTTTATGGAAGTTTTGATCGTTGTAAATAAAGCCTTGGACGCTTGTTTACACAACAGATGcatttttattgaaacaaacaaaatccacctTTCAGCCTTATTGAATTTCAGTACAAGGTTGCCTCAAGTCCAACCTAAATCTCTCTTCACAAACCCAGTAACTCAATACCCTTCAGCTTTACATACATTACACAACTGCAGCCAgtttaaagagtgagaaaacagTAATCTGCTCTGCAATTATCCACATTATATCATTGACAAAATCGCCCACTAAATAAAAATCTACTTCTTTTCATTATCTTATCACATTGTCAATATTAAAGAACATTCACAATTATACCATGTATTTTTTGTCAGTATTGCCCACCTCTACATAGAGGAAACCTTTGTTGTTACAAAGTGTGACAGTGATGGAACAAGACAAACGCAGTAAGAAtatgttttaacagtttttattcaaacaggatacaaaacaaagatgaacTAACTTCATGATTTACCCGAGGATGATCTGACGGAGATGTCAGTAACACACATCTCTAGGAGACCGATGTGAAAGGGCAGAAgcgggagggggaggggggaagtGATGCAGATAGCTGCTGAATCAGCCAATCTGGCCCCTACATGTAGGAATTCCCAGAAAGGCGTCAAGAAACTGCTTGTGGCAGCGGCAGCCATGAAGAGGAGCCTCAGCACTGTGACGTCACCATCAGAAACTTCTTTAGGTTCTTAGCAGACGGACACTATACTGGGCCCCACGCCTACACATGCAGTGCAGGCGTTTACCTGCAGAGAACAGAGGGTTATACAAGGAGGAGTAATGTTAACCTCACATCATGTCCAAATATTTATTGAGTGACAAGGGCTTTATCTGATGAGTAACACTTAACTCACAAGAAAAACTATTCCTTAccttcctcatcctccaccCATTGGTGGAGCATTGGGACCTCCACCGTGGGATATTCTTCCCATCCGTCTGCCACCAGGGGGACCTGGAGGACTGCAAAAGCAACAGATAAGTGGCGAGTAGTGGAACCAATGGAAATGAGTCTAAAGCAAGCTCATGAACTTCTTCATTATTGTTGGtctttttcagctgcagtaGGCAACAACATATGACTACATTCAAACTCTGCAGTTCTCGAGTGAGGACCTTCCTTGGACTAGGAACATTTTTTTGAGAAAGTAAAGAACCAGCAGATTtcatgcatctttaaaaaaaagaggcacaCAAACTATTTCATTTAAATGGGACACCCTGTTTCAAAGAGAGATCCTTAGCTTCTTCCCTGCACACAGACTACACTCCCACCATCAGATTAAGTTACCTTTATTGTTTGGAATTGAAAGACACGTAGGgcgtgtgtgtgacagccaAAATGATTGTGACTCCGGGACCTACCCTCTGCCATCACTGAAGCCTGACGAACCACCGCTTCCTTTCTTAGTCATGTTAGGTTGAACCAATGTCCTAAAACTGGTAGAGGACAAAGAAGAACGTGGACACAGTGTTAtgtggtgatttaaaaaaacaaaaacaaaaaatgcactgTCACTTCAATTcttttgtaaataaaactgtacaATAAATTACAGCCTCATCTTCCTTAGCATCCACCTTCAAAGTAAATGCTAGGGCTGGGGTAGGTTGGCTTTGTCAATCAGAATCAAAAATACTTAATTGATCCTAGTAGGGGAAATTGCACAATGTGAACATGTTCAGAAGTGGACATTAGCATTCAACTTTAGCAAGTAtcttactattattattactaagCATATCAGACAACAGTAGTCCAGTATTATATGGTTTCTGTATCACTACAGGATGACAGCTGAGTTACAGCACCTGTTTCACAGTGTGATGGGTTTCACATCCGCCCTATAGAACAATGTGGCCCAttggttttcttgttttaatgctTGTGTTGATTGATGATTGACTTACAATAGGCTGATGAATTCCACTGCTCCCCAGAAGAGATCGACCAGGAAAGACAGTCGCCATGGCGACTGAGTCCTGCTGTCCAGGACCTGACCTGAGAGGGGCAAAGAGTTCAGTGAGACAGCAGCGATCAGGTGATTGAAGGCAGAATTGCTTGTG
This window harbors:
- the selenok gene encoding selenoprotein K isoform X1; the protein is MVYVSNGQVLDSRTQSPWRLSFLVDLFWGAVEFISLFFRTLVQPNMTKKGSGGSSGFSDGRGPPGPPGGRRMGRISHGGGPNAPPMGGGUGR
- the selenok gene encoding selenoprotein K isoform X2, whose protein sequence is MVYVSNGQVLDSRTQSPWRLSFLVDLFWGAVEFISLFFRTLVQPNMTKKGSGGSSGFSDGRGPPGPPGGRRMGRISHGGGPNAPPMGGG